TAAttcgtaaaaatataaaattgaaatatgatgGACTATTTTCTTCGACAGTGAAGAGAGCTTTTCTTTTGTTGCTCTGGAAGCTTCCCCTTTTTGTTTCTTCGACGGTGAAGGCAGTCAATATAGTCTTATTAGTTTGGAAAATCTCTaacggaaaaaaaaaattggtaagaTATTTTCCTTGAAAATGTCTTGATGTTACATTTTCTTTCAAGAATTATTTCTTTTagtaattcattttccaccaaacaTAGACggtaaaacaatgaaaatattttacggaaaacattttccatacaaacaaatagaccattaattAGAAAACCAATTCGAttctatatttaaaataaatgtaggCAAGCATATTTGTTCGTAAAAATCTATCGAGACTTTCTAATCAATTTTGGTATTGAGCAAAttgattcttttaaaaaatcaagCAATTTAAATCCCATCAGCTTCTAAAGTGAGTAATTATGATAATTAATCACAACATTGATGTTTTCCATcaaatgtaaataattttaattggtataataacaaatttaccCTCAAAGTTTACAATTATAAAACTTGtcttgatttaacaaatttagccagcaatatttgtgtaaatgtttatactaaatttgttgaattttcagaattaagaccaaattaacaaaacatgcaaacatggctaaattttttgttataccaatcaaaattatgtacaattgacgAAAAATATTAACGTCATGaataattgttcttgttgctcactttcgaaattaagaattattaaattactttgatttttttgaaagggaccgatttattcaatttcaaaattgaaagagattGGAGagatatttttacccaaactcacCTTACCTATGTTCAGAAGAAAGAACTAAACTGGAAACCCCCAAAAGCGCGCACAAAGAAAATCTATCATTAATGTTTCACCTAAGAAAAATAGAAACACAACATCCTTCCTTCCAAAGACTTTTCATTTAGGGGAAAAGGGTGGCGATTATTCTTGAGAAAGTTGTAGGAAACTTAAGTTGAATTCACCTAAAATTATCTAGAAGTGGCAATTATTCTTAAGACAGTTATACCAAATTTCAGTTCAATCGACCCAAATgacaaaatgtataaaagtcaatatttttgttaggaaatttataagaaattttatcataacCCAAAACGAAATTCAAGAATggtgacaatttttttttttgaagttatacgtttaattacaaaatcaattaatatttatttttcttatagatGATTAtcacattatttaaataatcttTTGTACTTTTATCATACCCCAAATAAGTCTTTAAAGTCTAAATAACCCTTAATTTTTAACTTGTATTTAGATAAGTTTTAGCATtcaattaataagaaaatatttggcATATTGATAATGGAGATTCTAGATTCCACAAGCGGAGGCGGTATTAAAATTGTTATCAGTAAAAACTCATCCGCTATGCTTCACCTTTTCAATCTCATTCCCATTTAATTGACTCACTTTTTCTTCTTACCATTacaaaaatagaagcaaaagcAAAGCTCCCTCAATTTATTTTGTTCTCTTTTTCCTCAATCTCACAATCCATACACTTACATGGcgtcttcttcatcttcttctcgtCAAGTGAAACATCAAGTTTTCTTGAGCTTCAGAGGTGAAGACACGCGCGTTAACTTCACCGCTCATCTACTCCAAGCTTTGAAAGACAAGGGATGGACTGTCTTCTTCGATGACGATACACTAAAGAAAGGGGAGAAAATTTCATCAGCACTTTCGAATGCAATTGCGGCCTCAATTCTCTCCATCATCATTTTATCTAAAGACTATGCTTCTTCAAATTCATGCTTAGGTGAACTTTCTGACATCATGGATCGCAAGCGCAATCCTACTGACAAATATATTGTTCTTCCCATCTTTTACCATGTTAATCCTTCCCATGTGCAAAAAATTGGTGGGACTTTTAAGACATCCTTCCAAAAGCATGAATCAAAGCAACCAGCTGATAGAGTACAACGATGGAAATCTGCTTTTCAAGAGGTCGGTGCATTAAAAGGGTGGCATATAGGAGGCAAATCCGATaggtaacaatatatatattctcatCTCCTTATATTTGACTTATACGAATATCTTTCTTTTGACTGTcgattttttaactattttctaGATATGAAACAGAGTACATTGAAGATGTGGTTGAATATATTTCAAAAGAGTTGGATAGCAATTGTACAAGTGTTTCTGAAGAATTGGTTGGAATAGATGAtcaaaaaaagataattttggGGCTGATTGAGCAAGAGCATAGCCGTGTAATAGGACTTTGGGGAATGGGTGGTATTGGCAAAACTACCCTTGCTGATGTTGCGTATAGTGAAATCTGCCAAAATTTTGAAAGCCACTTGTTTCTGCGAAATGTtagtgagaaaataaaaaatgtaggGAATGAATCTTTACGAAATGAACTTTTTTCCaaattattaaaccaaaaaggAATTTGTATCAACAGCCCTTCCATAGGACACCCTTACCAAGAGCGGTTGAACAATAAAAAAGTACTTGTTGTCCTTGATGATGTTAGTAACCCAGATCAAATAGAATTTATGGGTGTTAAACATTTTGGTCCAGAAAGTAAAATCATTGTAACATCTAGAGATAGACAGGTACTTAAAAATGGAAGAGCTAACCACATATATGAGGTGAAGAAGTTGAATGAGAATGATTCTCTTCAACTTTTTTCTACACTTGCATTTAACTTGTTGACTCCCGCAGCTGATTTTCAAGATCTATCATGCAAGTTTGCAGGATATGCCCAAGGTAATCCACTTGCACTTAAAGTTTTGGGTTCTAAACTATATACAAAGTCTAGAAAAGAGTGGGAGAGCGAAGTGGATAGTCTAAAGCAATATGCCGAGCCAAAAATGTCACATATTTTGAAGAGTAGCTTAGATGGGTTGCGTGAGCTAGAAAAGAATATATTTCTTGACATAGCATGCTTCTTTAAAGGAGAAAAAATGGATACTGTAGAAAAAATTCTAAGTAACTATTATATGGATGCAATGAGTGGAATAAGAAACTTAGTCGACAAGTGCTTACTTGATAGCATAGATTGTTATTCTATGCACGACATGCTTGAAGAGATCGGCAAGGACATTGTTCGCCAAGAATGTAAAGAAGACCCGGGAAAGCGTAGCAGGTTATGGTTTCCTGAAGACGTAGATCAAGTGCTCAGATATAATAAAGTAAGCGCTAATTGTATTTACAgtgttttctattattttatatatttgtgttattttaattaaaatttatttgtgataTTGTTGAAGTTGGTCAGCATGAAGCCAACACTCGATTCCATACAGGCCATGAAGACCAAGCAAAGCTGGAACAGATGCAAGGGCTGCTGATGCAagctcattttgttcattttgttatatttagttgatgaaatgaGTGTTAGTTCATTTCTAACTAAGTTAGCTTTCTGATTGATGTAATTAGCTTATGTATGAGCTGTAAACACAGTTTTGTATAAGTTTACAAGCTAAGATTTCAAGTTTCTATGTAATTAGTGGAGGTAGGTAATTACTTGTTGATTTTGACAAGCCTTATGCTTGAGTTATGTACTGGCTTCAAGCCATTGTTTTATGTATGAATGAAATCAGTTTTGTTCAtcaatattctctcaaatttccccAGCttattctcttctttctttaacTCGAAATTGTTTGTTTGCTCAGCAAGTTTCGAGGCTTGCTCGACAAGATACTTGCTGAGTCTGCTTGATTCTGTTGTTGCACCAACAGatatcatgtaaatatataaattcagttaattatatgttttcatacgttaaaagtttaattgtttgtatttatattgtatcaaatgttaatc
This genomic window from Gossypium raimondii isolate GPD5lz chromosome 10, ASM2569854v1, whole genome shotgun sequence contains:
- the LOC128033849 gene encoding disease resistance protein RUN1-like, which encodes MASSSSSSRQVKHQVFLSFRGEDTRVNFTAHLLQALKDKGWTVFFDDDTLKKGEKISSALSNAIAASILSIIILSKDYASSNSCLGELSDIMDRKRNPTDKYIVLPIFYHVNPSHVQKIGGTFKTSFQKHESKQPADRVQRWKSAFQEVGALKGWHIGGKSDRYETEYIEDVVEYISKELDSNCTSVSEELVGIDDQKKIILGLIEQEHSRVIGLWGMGGIGKTTLADVAYSEICQNFESHLFLRNVSEKIKNVGNESLRNELFSKLLNQKGICINSPSIGHPYQERLNNKKVLVVLDDVSNPDQIEFMGVKHFGPESKIIVTSRDRQVLKNGRANHIYEVKKLNENDSLQLFSTLAFNLLTPAADFQDLSCKFAGYAQGNPLALKVLGSKLYTKSRKEWESEVDSLKQYAEPKMSHILKSSLDGLRELEKNIFLDIACFFKGEKMDTVEKILSNYYMDAMSGIRNLVDKCLLDSIDCYSMHDMLEEIGKDIVRQECKEDPGKRSRLWFPEDVDQVLRYNKLVSMKPTLDSIQAMKTKQSWNRCKGC